A single region of the Panthera tigris isolate Pti1 chromosome B1, P.tigris_Pti1_mat1.1, whole genome shotgun sequence genome encodes:
- the LOC102963302 gene encoding sperm-associated antigen 11-like, whose product MKVLFLFAVLFYLVQVNSGDIPPGIRDVICLTQHGTCRLFFCHFGEKKAEICSNPWNRCCVPSTGAEISNKPETVGKKREP is encoded by the exons ATGAaggtcctctttctttttgctgttctctTCTATCTGGTCCAAGTTAACTCAG GGGATATTCCACCTGGAATTAGAGATGTTATCTGCCTTACACAACACGGAACCTGCAGactttttttctgccattttggTGAGAAAAAGGCCGAGATCTGCTCCAATCCCTGGAACAGGTGCTGTGTACCAAGTACAGGGgcagaaataagtaataaaccGGAGACGGTTGGCAAAAAAAGAGAACCCTGA